In a genomic window of Bradyrhizobium ontarionense:
- a CDS encoding DUF934 domain-containing protein, giving the protein MPLVKGGHIVADEFVRTAEDAELPAQGAVLVSASRFLADPEAVLGRAGGKVGVIWPNDRDVDDLVPHLARLALVALVFPSFRDGRAYTQARLLRERYAYRGELRATGQVLRDQFVFMLRAGFDAFEVKKQADAEAFTETVKRYSVFYQPTGDGRLSALHQRLQLRHSESAGL; this is encoded by the coding sequence ATGCCACTCGTTAAGGGCGGACACATCGTTGCGGACGAGTTCGTCCGCACAGCCGAGGACGCCGAGCTGCCGGCGCAGGGCGCGGTCCTGGTGTCAGCGAGCCGCTTTCTCGCGGATCCGGAAGCCGTGCTCGGTCGCGCCGGCGGCAAGGTCGGCGTGATCTGGCCGAACGACCGCGACGTCGACGATCTCGTGCCCCATCTCGCTCGGCTCGCGCTGGTCGCCCTGGTTTTCCCGAGCTTTCGCGACGGCCGTGCCTACACCCAGGCACGCCTCCTGCGTGAGCGCTACGCCTATCGCGGCGAGCTGCGCGCGACCGGGCAGGTGCTGCGCGACCAGTTCGTGTTCATGCTGCGCGCCGGCTTCGATGCCTTCGAGGTCAAGAAGCAGGCCGACGCCGAAGCCTTCACCGAGACCGTGAAGCGCTATTCGGTGTTCTACCAGCCGACCGGCGACGGACGGCTCTCGGCCCTGCATCAGCGCCTGCAACTGCGCCATTCGGAGAGTGCCGGGTTGTGA
- a CDS encoding nitrite/sulfite reductase — translation MYAYDEIDRTLVNERVAEFRDQVKRRLSGELTEDEFKMLRLQNGVYLQLHAYMYRIAIPYGTLSSEQLRRLAHVARRYDRGYGHFTTRQNIQFNWIKLAELPDAMADLAEVGIQSMQTSGNNMRNVTSDQWAGVAPGEIEDPRIWAELLRQFTTLHPEFSFLPRKFKIAITASEHDRAAIKIHDIGLRLLKNAEGETGFEVLVGGGLGRSPFIAKTIKPFVHGRDILSYVEAILRVYNQYGRRDNIYKARIKILVHELGIEKFSAEVEEEWQQIRDGVLKLDDDIIEDIRSRFFYPAYETLPHMPDELKQAAHDQKFEAWRKNSVFAHKVQGHAIVVVSLKPVGGPPGDATADQMDALADIADKYSFGEIRVGHEQNLALPHVRKRDLPAVWKALDAIGLAIPNVNLVSDIIACPGLDYCSLANARSIPIAQEITRRFANHDTANLIGRLHINISGCINACGHHHVGHIGILGVEKNNEEFYQITIGGRADEGAALGTLIGPAVPYAEVADVVEDIVEAYLALRAHPEELFVDTVKRLGVEPFRERVYATR, via the coding sequence ATGTATGCTTATGACGAAATCGACCGCACTTTGGTCAACGAGCGCGTCGCCGAATTCCGCGACCAGGTAAAGCGGCGCCTGTCGGGCGAGCTCACCGAGGACGAATTCAAGATGCTGCGGCTGCAGAACGGCGTCTATCTGCAGCTGCACGCCTACATGTACCGCATCGCCATTCCCTACGGCACGCTGTCGTCCGAGCAACTGCGCCGGCTGGCGCATGTCGCGCGCCGCTACGACCGCGGCTATGGCCACTTCACGACCCGGCAGAACATCCAGTTCAACTGGATCAAGCTCGCCGAGCTGCCGGATGCGATGGCCGACCTTGCCGAGGTCGGCATCCAGTCGATGCAGACCTCCGGCAACAACATGCGCAACGTCACCTCCGACCAGTGGGCCGGCGTCGCGCCGGGCGAGATCGAGGATCCGCGCATCTGGGCCGAGCTGCTCCGCCAGTTCACGACCCTGCACCCGGAATTCTCGTTCCTGCCGCGCAAGTTCAAGATCGCGATCACGGCCTCCGAGCACGACCGCGCCGCGATCAAGATCCACGACATCGGGCTGCGGCTGCTGAAGAACGCGGAAGGTGAGACCGGCTTCGAGGTGCTGGTCGGCGGCGGTCTCGGCCGCTCGCCCTTCATCGCCAAGACCATCAAGCCGTTCGTGCATGGCCGCGACATCCTGAGCTATGTCGAGGCGATCCTGCGCGTCTACAACCAGTACGGCCGCCGCGACAACATCTACAAGGCGCGCATCAAGATCCTGGTGCACGAACTCGGCATCGAGAAGTTCTCAGCCGAGGTCGAGGAGGAATGGCAGCAGATCCGCGACGGCGTGCTCAAGCTCGACGACGACATCATCGAGGACATCCGCTCGCGCTTCTTCTATCCGGCCTACGAGACGCTGCCGCACATGCCTGACGAGCTCAAGCAGGCCGCGCATGATCAGAAGTTCGAGGCCTGGCGCAAGAACTCGGTGTTTGCCCACAAGGTGCAGGGCCATGCCATCGTGGTGGTGTCGCTGAAGCCGGTCGGCGGACCGCCCGGTGACGCGACCGCCGACCAGATGGATGCGCTCGCGGACATCGCCGACAAATATTCGTTCGGCGAGATCCGCGTCGGCCATGAGCAGAACCTGGCGCTGCCGCATGTCCGCAAGCGCGACCTGCCGGCAGTATGGAAGGCGCTCGACGCGATCGGGCTCGCGATCCCCAACGTCAACCTGGTGTCCGACATCATCGCCTGTCCGGGGCTGGACTACTGCTCGCTCGCCAATGCGCGCTCGATCCCGATCGCGCAGGAGATCACGCGCCGCTTCGCCAATCACGACACGGCGAACCTGATCGGCCGGCTGCACATCAACATTTCCGGCTGCATCAATGCCTGCGGCCACCACCATGTCGGCCACATCGGCATCCTCGGCGTCGAGAAGAACAACGAGGAATTCTACCAGATCACGATCGGCGGCCGTGCCGACGAGGGCGCCGCGCTCGGCACCCTGATCGGGCCCGCGGTGCCGTATGCCGAGGTCGCCGACGTCGTCGAGGACATCGTCGAAGCCTATCTTGCGCTGCGTGCGCATCCCGAGGAGCTTTTCGTCGACACGGTGAAGCGGCTCGGGGTCGAACCATTCAGGGAGCGGGTTTATGCCACTCGTTAA
- a CDS encoding DUF2849 domain-containing protein — protein sequence MTSPLQQKIKITGPSIITANRTWDGAVIYRTGAKSWSDALTEAAIVRTADEARALLTEAVADDLGAIGAYLAPVEVAADGAVKPGNMREHIRLTGATIALPAQA from the coding sequence ATGACGTCTCCGCTGCAACAGAAGATCAAGATCACCGGTCCCTCGATCATCACCGCGAACCGGACCTGGGACGGCGCGGTGATCTACCGCACCGGCGCCAAGAGCTGGTCCGATGCGCTGACCGAGGCCGCGATCGTGCGCACCGCGGACGAGGCGCGGGCGCTGCTGACCGAAGCGGTGGCCGATGATCTCGGCGCCATCGGCGCCTACCTCGCGCCGGTCGAGGTCGCTGCCGACGGCGCGGTCAAGCCCGGCAATATGCGCGAACACATCCGGCTCACGGGCGCCACCATCGCGCTGCCGGCTCAAGCCTGA
- the cysG gene encoding siroheme synthase CysG translates to MQYLPVFLDLKTGPVLLVGAGELVRAKLRVLLAAGARIRWFATDGNVDLAGLRDDHGQIQCVDGDPLSTDLAGVIAVLCAGAGDIGVAMSARARAVGLPVNVMDDLTHSSFIFPAIVDRGDVVVAIGTGGTSPVVARRVRERIEALLPARIGELASFIGEFRKTINPVIAEMPLRRRFWERIVDGPIGTLVLAGRKAEAEAALHGIGDPTAYAGADQAGRSEGHVTLVGAGPGDPDLLTIKALRALQDADVVYYDELVTPEILDRIRRDASRVPVGRRVGKPGIGQDAVNKLLIDAAREGKRAVRLKGGDCFVFGRGGEEVDALRKAGVSYAIVPGITAGLGAAAQFEVPLTFRSKALRITFLTAHKERDAEAVDWSVLTDTKMTVVVYMGMTAAPAVRAGLLAAGRSPQTPVGVFAKVTRADAQAAVGTLDQLPDLVARIDGGPAILIIGDVVAHSAPWRQQNLSRVIAQLLEPA, encoded by the coding sequence ATGCAGTATCTGCCGGTGTTTCTCGATCTGAAGACCGGTCCCGTGCTCCTGGTCGGCGCGGGCGAGCTGGTGCGCGCCAAGCTCAGGGTGCTGCTGGCGGCGGGCGCGCGCATCCGCTGGTTCGCGACCGACGGCAATGTCGACCTTGCGGGTCTGCGCGATGATCACGGCCAGATCCAATGCGTCGACGGCGATCCGCTGAGCACCGATCTCGCAGGCGTCATCGCCGTGCTGTGCGCCGGCGCCGGCGATATCGGCGTGGCGATGTCGGCGCGGGCGCGCGCCGTCGGCCTGCCCGTCAACGTGATGGACGACCTCACGCATTCGAGCTTCATCTTTCCCGCGATCGTCGATCGCGGTGACGTCGTGGTGGCGATCGGCACCGGCGGCACCTCGCCGGTGGTGGCGCGCCGCGTCCGCGAGCGCATCGAGGCGCTGCTGCCGGCGCGGATCGGCGAGCTCGCGAGCTTCATCGGCGAGTTCCGCAAGACCATCAATCCCGTCATCGCCGAGATGCCGCTGCGGCGCCGGTTCTGGGAGCGCATCGTCGACGGCCCGATCGGCACACTGGTGCTGGCCGGCCGCAAGGCGGAAGCCGAAGCGGCCCTTCACGGCATCGGCGATCCCACGGCCTATGCCGGTGCTGATCAGGCCGGCCGCAGCGAAGGTCATGTCACGCTGGTCGGCGCCGGTCCCGGCGATCCCGATCTGCTCACGATCAAGGCGCTGCGCGCGCTGCAGGATGCCGACGTCGTGTACTACGACGAGCTGGTGACGCCCGAAATTCTCGATCGCATCCGCCGCGACGCCTCGCGCGTGCCGGTCGGCCGCAGGGTCGGCAAGCCCGGCATCGGCCAGGACGCCGTCAACAAGCTCTTGATCGACGCGGCCCGCGAGGGCAAGCGCGCGGTGCGCTTGAAGGGCGGCGATTGCTTCGTGTTCGGCCGCGGCGGCGAGGAGGTTGACGCGCTGCGCAAGGCCGGCGTGTCCTACGCGATCGTGCCCGGCATCACCGCCGGCCTCGGCGCCGCCGCGCAGTTCGAGGTGCCTTTGACGTTCCGCAGCAAGGCGCTGCGCATCACCTTCCTCACCGCGCACAAGGAGCGCGACGCCGAGGCGGTCGACTGGTCGGTTCTGACCGACACCAAGATGACCGTCGTCGTCTACATGGGCATGACGGCTGCGCCCGCGGTGCGTGCCGGCCTGCTCGCCGCCGGCCGTTCGCCGCAGACGCCGGTCGGCGTGTTCGCCAAGGTGACGCGGGCCGATGCGCAGGCCGCTGTCGGCACCTTGGATCAGCTGCCCGACCTCGTCGCCAGAATCGACGGCGGCCCCGCCATCCTCATCATCGGCGACGTCGTGGCGCATTCTGCGCCATGGCGTCAGCAGAATCTCAGTCGCGTGATCGCCCAACTCCTGGAACCTGCTTGA
- the cysD gene encoding sulfate adenylyltransferase subunit CysD: MDHLDQLEAQSIYILREAFARLKKLALLWSLGKDSNVMIWLARKAFFGRVPFPAMHVDTGKKFPEMYVFRDAFAKEWELDLRVEPCPPIDAVDPTLPPAARSAARKTEGLKMALAKHGFDGLIAGIRRDEEATRAKERVFSPRGAEGHWDVRDQPPEFWDHFNASPPQGAHLRIHPILHWTEADIWAYTARENIPIIPLYLSHNGKRYRSLGDQDITFPVASNASNIPEILAELESTKVPERAGRALDHETEDAFERLRVAGYL, from the coding sequence ATGGATCATCTCGATCAGCTCGAGGCGCAGAGCATTTACATTCTCCGCGAGGCCTTTGCACGGCTGAAGAAGCTGGCGCTGCTGTGGTCGCTCGGAAAAGATTCCAACGTGATGATCTGGCTGGCGCGCAAGGCCTTCTTCGGCCGCGTGCCGTTCCCGGCCATGCACGTCGATACCGGCAAGAAATTTCCGGAGATGTACGTCTTCCGCGACGCTTTCGCGAAGGAATGGGAGCTCGATCTCCGGGTCGAGCCCTGCCCGCCGATCGATGCGGTCGATCCGACCCTGCCGCCGGCGGCGCGCTCGGCCGCGCGCAAGACCGAGGGCCTGAAGATGGCGCTCGCCAAGCACGGCTTCGACGGCCTGATCGCCGGCATCCGCCGCGACGAGGAGGCGACGCGCGCCAAGGAGCGCGTGTTCTCGCCGCGCGGCGCCGAAGGCCATTGGGACGTGCGCGACCAGCCGCCGGAATTCTGGGATCACTTCAACGCCTCGCCGCCGCAGGGCGCGCATTTGCGCATCCATCCGATCCTGCATTGGACCGAGGCCGACATCTGGGCCTACACGGCGCGCGAGAACATTCCGATCATTCCCCTGTATCTGTCGCACAACGGCAAACGCTATCGCTCGCTTGGCGACCAGGACATCACCTTCCCCGTGGCGTCGAACGCCTCCAACATCCCCGAGATTCTCGCCGAGCTCGAAAGCACCAAGGTGCCGGAGCGCGCCGGCCGCGCGCTCGACCACGAGACCGAGGACGCCTTCGAGCGGCTTCGCGTCGCCGGCTATCTGTGA
- the cysC gene encoding adenylyl-sulfate kinase codes for MNMRVPSAAPATPNGTTRPQVRIVIVGHVDHGKSTLVGRLLHETGSLPEGKLEMLQAVSARRGMPFEWSFLLDALQTERDQGITIDTTQIRFRTNEREVVLIDAPGHAEFLRNMITGASQADGAVLIIDALEGVRDQTRRHGYLLHLLGVKQVAVVVNKMDRVDFGQARFDEIKAEISAHLEGLGVTPVAVIPISARDGDGVAQHTSRIGWYKGPTVVEALDGLEPARPLSSLPLRLPVQAIYKFDDRRIVAGRIEAGELKTGDEIVIMPAGKIAKIKSVEGWPATPVTTPQGAGRSVGITLDRELFIERGDVIAHVGREPQASRRLHARIFWLHDQPLSKGDSIVVRLGTREARGSVVAIDKAVDPGSLSNEENAAIARNHVGEIEIALTQPVAIDPYTENARTGRLVIEVQGRIAGGGLVLTVDAGKRAQPVDIMPVESALQPQERADRYRHKGAVVWMTGLPGAGKSTLARALERRLFGRGGAPVLLDGDTVRAGLNKDLGFTPEDRAENIRRLAEVATHLARNGHIAIVAAVSPGREDRAAARRVAGDLFREIYVATAAEICESRDPKGHYAKARAGNLQNFTGIGTDYEPPLDAELVIDTATRGIADATDELEALLSRTGVLFDDIADLGANI; via the coding sequence ATGAACATGAGAGTCCCGTCAGCAGCCCCCGCCACGCCGAACGGCACCACGCGTCCGCAGGTCCGCATCGTGATCGTCGGCCATGTCGATCACGGCAAGTCGACCCTGGTCGGCCGCCTCCTGCATGAGACCGGCAGCCTGCCCGAGGGCAAGCTCGAGATGCTGCAGGCGGTGAGCGCCCGGCGCGGCATGCCGTTCGAATGGTCGTTCCTGCTCGACGCGCTGCAGACCGAGCGCGACCAGGGCATCACCATCGACACCACGCAGATCCGCTTTCGCACCAATGAGCGCGAGGTCGTGCTGATCGACGCGCCCGGCCATGCCGAATTCCTGCGCAACATGATCACCGGCGCCTCGCAGGCCGACGGCGCCGTGCTGATCATCGACGCGCTCGAAGGCGTGCGCGACCAGACCCGACGTCACGGCTATCTGCTGCATCTGCTCGGCGTGAAGCAGGTCGCGGTCGTGGTGAACAAGATGGACCGGGTCGATTTCGGCCAGGCCCGCTTCGACGAGATCAAGGCCGAGATTTCGGCCCATCTCGAGGGCCTCGGCGTCACGCCGGTCGCGGTGATCCCGATTTCCGCGCGCGACGGCGACGGCGTGGCCCAGCACACGTCGCGGATCGGCTGGTATAAGGGCCCGACCGTGGTCGAGGCGCTCGACGGCCTCGAGCCGGCGCGGCCGCTGTCGAGCCTGCCGCTGCGCCTGCCGGTGCAGGCGATCTACAAGTTCGACGACCGCCGCATCGTGGCCGGCCGCATCGAGGCCGGCGAGCTGAAGACCGGCGACGAGATCGTGATCATGCCGGCCGGCAAGATCGCCAAGATCAAGTCCGTCGAGGGCTGGCCGGCGACGCCGGTCACGACGCCGCAGGGCGCGGGGCGCTCGGTCGGCATCACGCTCGACCGCGAGCTGTTCATCGAGCGCGGCGATGTCATCGCCCATGTCGGCCGCGAGCCGCAGGCGTCGCGCCGGCTGCATGCCCGCATCTTCTGGCTGCACGACCAGCCGTTGTCGAAAGGCGACAGCATCGTGGTGCGGCTCGGCACCCGCGAGGCGCGCGGCAGCGTGGTGGCGATCGACAAGGCGGTCGATCCGGGCTCGCTGTCCAACGAGGAGAACGCCGCGATCGCGCGCAACCATGTCGGCGAGATCGAGATCGCGCTGACGCAGCCGGTCGCCATCGACCCCTACACCGAGAACGCCCGCACCGGCCGCCTCGTCATCGAGGTCCAGGGCCGCATCGCCGGCGGCGGTCTGGTGCTGACGGTCGACGCCGGCAAGCGCGCCCAGCCGGTCGACATCATGCCGGTGGAATCGGCGCTGCAGCCGCAGGAGCGTGCCGACCGCTATCGCCACAAGGGCGCGGTGGTGTGGATGACCGGCCTGCCCGGCGCCGGCAAGTCGACGCTCGCCCGCGCGCTGGAGCGGCGCCTGTTCGGCCGCGGCGGCGCCCCGGTGCTGCTCGACGGCGACACCGTGCGCGCCGGCCTCAACAAGGATCTCGGCTTCACGCCGGAGGATCGCGCCGAGAACATCCGCCGCCTCGCCGAGGTCGCGACGCATCTGGCCCGCAACGGCCACATCGCCATCGTCGCCGCGGTGTCGCCGGGGCGCGAGGACCGTGCAGCCGCGCGTCGCGTGGCCGGCGATCTGTTCCGTGAGATCTACGTCGCGACCGCCGCCGAGATCTGCGAGAGCCGCGATCCCAAGGGCCACTACGCCAAGGCCCGCGCCGGCAATCTGCAGAACTTCACCGGCATCGGCACCGACTACGAGCCGCCGCTCGATGCCGAGCTCGTGATCGACACCGCGACGCGCGGGATTGCGGACGCCACCGACGAGCTCGAGGCCCTGCTGTCCCGGACCGGCGTGCTGTTCGACGACATCGCCGATCTCGGCGCCAACATCTGA
- a CDS encoding cytochrome-c peroxidase gives MSFTGLRPVILCLGLLTLPALAADKSTATYRAAAAERPTLLQIFAAAIKPKPVHAAEPAHRRRVRHVASAARKRKVRPAVAVTHAPVAPPTTVGAAVTPPAQLSEADLAAKGLELFNDVSLSGGGKASCATCHFSTGHTNNKTYVGLDVVADGDPNGRNTPTLWGVGERAVFGWAGQAPTLEDSIRGIIVNRMKGPEPAKETLAALVAYVRTLNYPTSWQIKEDGTPTVNASAAVKRGYDLYLGDGGCGTCHQLPSFDKKSRDDIGTGGKFKVPALHAVASTAPYFHDGRTASLRDAVKLMWEFYAKKMESRLPTDAELDDLTAYVGAL, from the coding sequence CGGCCTGCTCACCTTGCCCGCCCTCGCAGCGGACAAGTCAACGGCGACGTATCGCGCCGCGGCTGCGGAAAGGCCGACATTGCTGCAGATCTTTGCGGCTGCAATAAAACCGAAACCCGTGCACGCCGCCGAGCCTGCGCACAGGCGCAGGGTCCGGCACGTTGCCTCGGCGGCGAGGAAGCGGAAGGTCCGGCCCGCCGTTGCGGTGACGCATGCGCCGGTGGCGCCGCCCACCACGGTTGGGGCGGCCGTGACCCCGCCGGCACAGCTCTCCGAGGCGGACCTCGCCGCCAAGGGGCTGGAGCTGTTCAACGACGTCAGCCTCTCGGGCGGCGGCAAGGCGTCGTGCGCGACCTGCCACTTCTCGACCGGGCATACCAACAACAAGACCTATGTCGGTCTCGACGTGGTCGCCGACGGCGATCCCAATGGCCGCAACACGCCGACCTTGTGGGGCGTCGGCGAACGCGCGGTGTTCGGCTGGGCCGGCCAGGCGCCGACGCTCGAGGACAGCATCCGCGGCATCATCGTCAATCGCATGAAGGGGCCGGAGCCGGCGAAGGAAACCTTGGCGGCGCTGGTCGCCTATGTCCGGACGCTGAACTATCCCACGAGCTGGCAGATCAAGGAGGACGGCACGCCGACGGTGAATGCGAGCGCGGCCGTGAAGCGCGGCTACGACCTCTATCTCGGCGATGGCGGCTGCGGCACCTGCCACCAGTTGCCGAGTTTCGACAAGAAGAGCCGCGACGACATCGGCACCGGCGGCAAGTTCAAGGTGCCGGCCTTGCACGCGGTGGCCTCGACCGCGCCGTACTTCCACGACGGCCGCACCGCCTCGCTGCGCGATGCCGTCAAGCTGATGTGGGAGTTCTATGCCAAGAAGATGGAGTCGCGGTTGCCGACCGACGCCGAGCTCGACGATCTCACCGCCTATGTCGGAGCGCTGTGA